The Candidatus Poribacteria bacterium genomic interval CCCTCATTGAAGTGGCTGCCGAGAAAAACTCAACACTGGTGTTCCCGATACCGGTGGATCTATTGAGCTCGTTTATCAAACAGGGAAGCAAAACGGAGTAATAACTTCTGATGCTGTTATTGATGACTGCTGCTCTGAAGATCTGAAAGAGAGAGGAAAGTGGTTGAGATGGCTATCACACTATACCTACCGAGCGAACTCGCAATCCCACTTTCCATCGCAGGCTATGACGGAGGGAAACTTACTGAAGAAGCAAAGCGGTTACTTGCGGTTGCACTCTTTCAGCGCAATGTCCTTGCTTTAGGCCAAGCTGCAAAATTGGCAGAGATGCATCTGTGGAATTTCATTCAGTTTTTGAGCTAACAGGGTATTCCTATTGCTGAGTATGATGATGAGGAAATCCAGCAAGAATTGGAGAGTGCTGAATGGCTTCACCGGTGACCGTAGTTGCTGATGCTTCATTTTCTGTTAATTAACGCAAGTTGCTAGTACACTGTCAGGCAAATTATGCTTGTGTATATTGGTTGAAAGCAAACGGTAACATATATAATAATTCCAAAACTTAGTAGTTGTAGTGAACAACGATCG includes:
- a CDS encoding UPF0175 family protein, translating into MAITLYLPSELAIPLSIAGYDGGKLTEEAKRLLAVALFQRNVLALGQAAKLAEMHLWNFIQFLS